The following are encoded in a window of Scophthalmus maximus strain ysfricsl-2021 chromosome 6, ASM2237912v1, whole genome shotgun sequence genomic DNA:
- the LOC118309171 gene encoding uncharacterized protein KIAA1755 isoform X3: MNPESLDSSIQSALSALFPPFEATAPIVLSQLFRTIEERYHGDALQCLLDFLIPSKHLLESVQQAACAGYSDVVFRCEGWPLCLHDKTVIQLAPVNPLLLRPGDFYLQVEPFGDQAARIVLKSLLEEGCREVEETPVPETSYPCIFTDGWLQDINEGRHGTPLSRCLLCTDQGVIKLPWAKIAIPEFLDKPKIMPTHWEAPPEPKSISVPSHFNSSTLPVGAIIIPAKDRLSASVRTVDCSSKLVKMKHERQMPKSCSKPLIKPVGWVSPNTWDSRNYGEIEGDYVDLVDIAKGKVSVHKQRDSHPNPPNSALFKPVRPPPPIPLGPSVPCGRTLQYAEEPCMPCSQRKLGQELTDQDLKCRYRDSYLAALRNPVTFERGSRDLLSALEEVGLCAEGELRSKGTYEAPTAPIDELGSISNHSKEAVIRHDLCQYKPCCEPTPGNFVSHRKDLPTSSASENLMKESPTILKSTPGLSQSQRVQTKLISQQLGHNANVQPGSDVFLEAREGDMKPQQKVEVLKPSGKHKVKLRSLSTVSETPKGSPLLYKLNNRSQSDVCPETISSIIQCKKGELLDQVIPKQERLAVMCPKKDSHSEESSFRSISGLLESAIICLPGSRDRTGRAVVEVHGDRKGWTSPLVSTQTVCKLLLYLHSIPRKDVRELGMTLVVNARKKPPPLHLYKALLMAQEQALHTVHSIVILMDKDTCPRPEKQPGLQMDMVTSMKALNKTVEASQLTSDLGGTFTYSHSDWMQFHQKLVSFMTDLREADRLLQKAIRKVDGSKKADTAQDVQQCIQEQKASMKEVLEDTRLVTLQREGGAALARMRREEFRFPQSEDYRDGLESVTSLYNQVEEKLHTLVMRSNESLQQLEFLFRLRETEAKISTAGTWFNTEGEQRLADSYTTDDTLVCTEKALQHFEQFLTQSKEKHQFALTLVTEAEGLVGTSDSSPATDVFRTLIGTFKSNMDGIMLRAEKRYKELDTLVHVYRFCYQASALAKECSHFLEQVEPGCYSAQTLNTLQMYEKRLGGEFSTVHFQALKVKACGVGSGASGVIEVWNATWVQCQEVRQRLEETQKKTGVDKHQIQQTTAANSQMENGGTEKEGEDERPLTKQPTSPKEDVKISENARESTNSACLSHHLKPDMKGDERGEPRAQRSPDATVDNEKMSPLNVPQNIDHHPETRRRPREHHSEADLRITECTEVCDDFPLHKGLGRSLSEGSYVSAHLTSISGFSPLDVRHKHCQSRLQPLEKNLQPFQNLPISHDGSLQSGNLSCKSLRDSNEVDRGGCTVSTHSPKELRTPETLLTPTENNGSSVLKLQKIMEELLSTEREYVKALGYVREHYFPELERADVPQDLRGQRGSIFGNLEKLHDFHQHHFMSELESCVNEPFRVGRCFLRHRESFALYALYSKNKPQSDSLLINHGQVFFKQKQLRLGDKMDLWSYLLKPVQRISKYSLLLQDMLRECGPGQTREMAEVKAALEIIHFQLRHGNNLLAMDAIHNCDVNLKEQGQLIRQDEFLVTLRKKKCFRHIFLFQELILFSKTRKTDVGNDTYIYKQSFKTSDIGMTQNSGDSGLCFEIWFRKRKTQDTYVLQAVSREVKEAWTKDLERILWEQAVHNRDVRMQERVFMGIGNKPFMDIQPSEAAISDRAVNYVLMGRVSAESKVLSSAGSCGSQDGLSGGRPTSVGSGSSSSSSSSSGGSTVSHMGYRCGPKRRAVVGLLAGYVPLEEDDLDHESGSQHLLLDSSESSGESVSGFSSCSHGYHSAAGGEVEDASSVCASVVTVKEAVVGRGTEAPADFHKPNALAGSPDKTQPPVAPKPKPQHQAKDLPCGKETVQNTSVGKSTEV, from the exons gCTGGATACTCTGATGTGGTTTTCCGCTGTGAGGGCTGGCCTCTATGTCTCCATGACAAAACTGTCATCCAGTTAGCACCTGTAAACCCTTTGCTTTTGCGTCCTGGAGACTTCTATCTACAGGTGGAACCTTTCGGGGACCAAGCGGCACGCATTGTCCTCAAAAGTCTTCTGGAAGAGGGCTGTCGAGAAGTGGAGGAGACCCCTGTGCCTGAAACGTCCTACCCCTGCATCTTCACTGATGGCTGGTTGCAGGACATCAATGAAGGGCGACATGGAACTCCTCTCTCACGTTGCTTGCTTTGCACAGATCAAGGAGTAATCAAGTTGCCCTGGGCCAAAATAGCCATCCCAGAGTTTTTGGACAAGCCTAAGATCATGCCCACTCACTGGGAAGCTCCTCCTGAGCCAAAGTCGATCTCAGTTCCCTCCCATTTTAACTCCTCCACCCTCCCAGTGGGAGCCATTATTATTCCAGCAAAAGACAGGCTGTCAGCGTCTGTGAGAACCGTGGACTGTTCTTCCAAACTTGTCAAAATGAAGCATGAAAGACAAATGCCCAAATCATGCTCCAAACCTTTAATCAAACCCGTGGGTTGGGTTTCTCCTAATACCTGGGACAGTCGTAACTATGGGGAGATTGAAGGTGACTATGTAGACCTGGTGGATATTGCCAAAGGGAAGGTCTCTGTGCATAAGCAGAGAGACAGCCATCCAAATCCTCCCAATTCAGCTTTGTTCAAACCTGTCAGACCACCTCCACCTATACCACTTGGGCCCAGTGTTCCCTGTGGACGCACCCTTCAGTATGCAGAGGAGCCTTGTATGCCGTGCAGCCAGAGAAAGCTGGGACAGGAGCTCACTGATCAAGACTTGAAGTGTCGGTACAGAGACTCTTACCTTGCTGCACTGAGAAACCCTGTCACGTTTGAGAGAGGGAGTAGAGACCTACTATCTGCTCTGGAGGAGGTCGGCCTTTGTGCAGAGGGAGAGTTAAGATCCAAGGGTACATATGAAGCTCCAACAGCGCCAATAGATGAACTTGGAAGCATTTCTAACCACTCTAAAGAGGCTGTGATACGTCACGACCTCTGCCAGTACAAACCTTGCTGTGAACCAACACCCGGAAACTTTGTGTCTCACCGGAAAGACCTTCCTACAAGTTCTGCCTCCGAAAACCTTATGAAGGAATCACCTACAATTCTAAAATCAACCCCTGGTTTAAGCCAGAGTCAAAGAGTTCAGACAAAACTTATTTCCCAACAATTAGGACATAACGCTAATGTGCAACCAGGATCAGATGTGTTCTTGGAGGCCCGTGAGGGCGACATGAAACCGCAGCAGAAGGTGGAAGTCCTAAAACCATCCGGGAAACACAAAGTCAAGCTGAGGTCTCTGTCTACGGTGTCAGAGACACCTAAAGGGAGTCCGCTTCTCTACAAACTCAACAACAGGAGCCAAAGTGATGTTTGCCCTGAAACAATCTCCAGTATAATCCAGTGTAAGAAAGGTGAACTGTTGGATCAGGTCATCCCGAAGCAGGAAAGACTGGCTGTCATGTGTCCGAAAAAAG ACTCCCATTCAG AGGAATCCAGTTTCAGAAGCATCAGTGGTCTGCTTGAATCGGCCATTATTTGTTTGCCAG GCAGCAGGGACAGGACGGGCAGAGCAGTTGTGGAGGTTCATGGTGACAGAAAAGGGTGGACGTCCCCACTCGTATCAACTCAGACTGTGTGCAAGTTGCTGCTCTATCTACACTCCATACCAAG GAAAGATGTTCGAGAGCTGGGAATGACTTTGGTGGTCAATGCCAGGAAGAAGCCTCCTCCGCTCCACCTCTACAAAGCTCTGCTCATGGCACAG GAACAAGCTCTTCACACTGTGCACAGTATCGTGATACTGATGGATAAAGACACTTGTCCACGTCCTGAAAAACAACCTGGGCTGCAG ATGGACATGGTGACGTCCATGAAAGCCCTAAACAAGACAGTTGAAGCTTCccagctgacctctgacctgggTGGTACCTTTACTTACAGCCATTCAGACTGGATGCAGTTCCATCAG AAATTGGTCTCCTTTATGACCGACTTGCGAGAGGCTGACCGTTTGTTGCAGAAGGCCATCAGGAAAGTGGATGGCAGCAAAAAGGCAGACACTGCCCAG GATGTGCAGCAATGCATTCAGGAACAGAAGGCTTCAATGAAGGAAGTGCTGGAGGACACTCGACTGGTCACTCTGCAAAGAGAAGGGGGGGCCGCGCTGGccaggatgaggagagaggagttcAGATTTCCACAGTCTGAAGACTACAG AGATGGTCTGGAGTCAGTAACAAGTCTGTACAACCAGGTGGAGGAGAAGCTCCACACGTTGGTGATGAGATCGAATGAGTCACTGCAGCAACTGGAGTTTCTCTTCAGGCTCAGAGAGACGGAGGCCAAAATCAGCACG GCTGGGACCTGGTTCAATACAGAAGGTGAACAGAGACTGGCGGACTCTTACACCACAGATGATACCCTGGTGTGCACTGAAAAGGCTTTGCAGCACTTTGAGCAGTTTCTCACCCAGTCTAAG GAAAAACATCAGTTTGCCTTGACACTGGTGACGGAGGCAGAGGGACTTGTTGGCACCAGCGACTCCAGTCCTGCAACAGATGTTTTTCGTACTCTGATCGGTACTTTCAAATCCAATATGGATGGTATTATGTTGCGGGCAGAAAAGAGGTACAAAGAACTGGACACACTGGTGCACGTGTACCGCTTCTGTTATCAG GCATCTGCTCTGGCCAAGGAATGCAGTCATTTTTTGGAGCAGGTAGAGCCGGGGTGTTACTCAGCTCAGACCCTAAACACACTCCAGATGTATGAAAAGAGATTAGGTGGGGAATTCTCCACCGTGCACTTCCAGGCTCTGAAAGTAAAGGCCTGTGGTGTGGGGTCTGGGGCCTCTGGGGTGATAGAGGTGTGGAATGCAACCTGGGTCCAGTGCCAAGAAGTCAGGCAGCGTCTTGAGGAGACGCAGAAGAAGACAGGAGTAGATAAGCACCAAATCCAGCAGACCACAGCTGCAAACTCTCAAATGGAAAATGGGGGAacggagaaggagggggaggatgaacGCCCCTTGACAAAGCAGCCAACCTCTCCTAAAGAGGATGTCAAAATCTCAGAAAATGCAAGAGAATCCACAAATTCTGCGTGTCTCAGCCATCATTTAAAACCGGACATgaaaggagatgagagaggggaacCCCGAGCTCAGAGATCACCTGATGCAACAGTTGACAATGAGAAAATGTCTCCCCTAAATGTTCCGCAAAACATTGACCATCATCCGGAGACCAGACGGAGGCCGCGCGAGCACCACAGTGAAGCAGACCTGAGGATCACAGAGTGTACCGAAGTGTGCGATGATTTTCCTTTGCATAAAGGCTTGGGTCGATCCTTGAGCGAGGGATCATATGTTAGCGCTCATTTGACGAGCATCTCCGGCTTTTCCCCTTTGGATGTGAGGCACAAACACTGTCAGAGCAGGTTGCAGCCACTCGAAAAAAATCTGCAACCTTTCCAAAATCTGCCCATTTCCCATGACGGGAGTTTACAGTCAGGAAACTTGAGCTGCAAGTCACTAAGAGACAGTAATGAAGTGGACAGAGGAGGATGCACAGTCTCCACCCACAGCCCCAAAGAATTAAGGACCCCAGAGACATTACTCAccccaacagaaaacaatggcaGCAGTGTTTT GAAACTGCAGAAGATaatggaggagctgctgtccaCAGAGAGGGAGTATGTGAAGGCTCTGGGGTATGTCCGAGAACACTACTTCCCCGAGCTGGAGAGGGCCGACGTCCCTCAGGACCTTAGGGGCCAGAGGGGGAGCATCTTCGGTAACTTAGAAAAACTCCACGACTTCCACCAACATCATTTCATGAGTGAGCTGGAGAGCTGCGTGAATGAACCCTTCAGAGTGGGACGCTGCTTCCTACGACAC AGAGAGAGCTTTGCTTTGTATGCCCTTTACAGCAAGAACAAACCGCAGTCTGACAGTCTTCTCATCAACCACGGGCAGGTTTTCTTCAAG CAAAAACAGCTGAGGCTCGGGGATAAAATGGACCTGTGGTCGTACCTTCTGAAGCCTGTGCAGCGCATCAGTAAATAtagcctgctgctgcaggacatgTTAAGAGAGTGTGGTCCGGGACAAACCAGAGAGATGGCTGAGGTCAAGGCTGCCCTGGAGATCATCCATTTCCAGCTGCGCCATGGCAACAACCTGCTGGCCATGGATGCCATCCACAACTGTGAC GTTAATCTGAAGGAGCAGGGGCAGTTGATTCGCCAAGATGAGTTCCTCGTAAcattgaggaaaaagaaatgtttccgACACATCTTCCTCTTTCAAGAGCTCATCCTCTTTAGCAAGACTCGGAAGACTGACGTAGGGAATGACACATATATCTACAAGCAGTCTTTcaag ACATCAGACATAGGCATGACCCAAAACAGCGGTGACAGTGGCCTGTGTTTTGAGATCTGGTTCAGGAAGAGGAAAACCCAGGACACTTACGTGCTGCAGGCAGTGAGCCGGGAGGTGAAGGAGGCTTGGACCAAGGACCTGGAGCGGATCCTCTGGGAGCAGGCAGTACACAACAGAG aCGTCCGTATGCAGGAGAGAGTGTTTATGGGGATTGGAAACAAGCCTTTCATGGACATCCAGCCGAGTGAGGCAGCGATCAGTGACAGAGCTGTCAACTATGTACTGATGGGGAGAG TCTCTGCAGAGAGCAAGGTGCTGTCTTCTGCGGGATCATGTGGGTCACAGGACGGGCTCTCAGGGGGGCGGCCGACATCTGTCGGCTCAGGAAGCagttcatcttcctcctcttcctctggaggGAGTACTGTGTCCCATATGGGTTACCGGTGTGGACCAAAGCGGAGGGCGGTTGTGGGGCTGCTTGCAGGATACGTACCCCTGGAGGAGGACGACCTGGACCATGAGAGTGGAAGTCAGCATTTACTAC TGGACAGCTCTGAGTCGTCAGGAGAGAGCGTAAGCGgcttcagcagctgcagtcacGGCTACCACTCTGCCGccggaggagaggtggaggacgcCTCCTCTGTCTGCGCCTCTGTAGTCACCGTTAAGGAGGCTGTGGTTGGCCGTGGAACTGAAGCTCCTGCAGATTTCCACAAACCAAATGCTCTGGCGGGATCCCCAGACAAAACCCAACCACCAGTTGCACCAAAGCCCAAACCACAGCACCAGGCCAAGGATCTCCCCTGTGGCAAGGAGACG GTTCAGAACACTAGTGTTGGGAAATCCACTGAGGTTTGA